The Saccharothrix variisporea genome has a segment encoding these proteins:
- a CDS encoding thioesterase II family protein, giving the protein MTPDPHWLRPVGGRSGGPVLLCLPHAGAGALAYAGWDRQDAFDVVAVQLPGREDRFAEPPMTDPEALVSRIADALGDLAHEPLALFGHSLGALLAHDLARELDRRGAPDPLLLAVSGHVPPHRLDPHRARDRSDADLIDHVRDLNDDPLDDVLADPEWRAMLLRPLRGDLALHDAHTHRPGPRLRVPVLALTGTDDAATPPEDTAAWAELTEGPFTHRVHPGGHFYLRAARSAVLDDLAHHLEGAWRP; this is encoded by the coding sequence GTGACGCCCGACCCGCACTGGCTGCGCCCGGTCGGCGGGCGGTCCGGCGGCCCGGTGCTGCTGTGCCTGCCGCACGCGGGCGCGGGCGCCCTCGCCTACGCCGGCTGGGACCGGCAGGACGCCTTCGACGTGGTGGCCGTGCAACTGCCCGGCCGTGAGGACCGGTTCGCCGAGCCGCCGATGACCGACCCCGAAGCACTCGTGTCGCGGATCGCCGACGCGCTGGGCGACCTGGCCCACGAGCCGTTGGCGTTGTTCGGGCACAGCCTGGGCGCGCTGCTCGCCCACGACCTGGCCCGCGAGTTGGACCGCCGGGGCGCGCCCGACCCGCTGCTGCTGGCGGTGTCCGGGCACGTGCCGCCGCACCGGCTCGACCCGCACCGGGCGCGCGACCGGTCCGACGCCGACCTGATCGACCACGTCCGCGACCTCAACGACGACCCGCTGGACGACGTGCTGGCCGACCCGGAGTGGCGCGCGATGCTGCTGCGCCCGCTGCGCGGCGACCTGGCCCTGCACGACGCCCACACCCACCGCCCCGGCCCCCGGCTGCGCGTGCCCGTGCTCGCGCTGACCGGCACGGACGACGCCGCCACCCCGCCCGAGGACACGGCGGCGTGGGCGGAGCTGACCGAGGGGCCCTTCACCCACCGGGTCCACCCCGGCGGGCATTTCTACCTCCGCGCAGCCAGGTCGGCCGTCCTCGACGACCTCGCGCACCACCTCGAAGGAGCGTGGCGACCATGA
- a CDS encoding condensation domain-containing protein, which translates to MLDLSPAQHSLWVLHQLDDNGFTLSSAHRLRGPFDLGAFTAAVDAVVARHSPLRTRFPVRDDGGPDPVVDPPGPVTVETVEAEGFTAAHAEAVRFCTRPFDLGREWPLRVLVARLSTEDHVVALAVHHIACDGVSLGLLHDELSQLYGGAELPPVADHRELLARRVVDPAAVARCRDRLAGVPPLAADRPPVRSGKGDQVWFTVPADLTGAVRACARRHRVTAFMVLLAAFQLVLHRRTGQVDFAVGVPVAGRGDPDSEHVIGLFTNTVVVRADLGGGPSTAELLRRVREAAFAAFADQDVPLDAVVAAVGEPPDPARTPLFQVLFTFQDAPVGRLALPGVRCVELDLPAGTAASDLELELVRDGDELAGSLEYSTDLHDSGTAAALTADFLAVLDEITAE; encoded by the coding sequence GTGCTTGACCTCTCCCCCGCGCAGCACAGCCTGTGGGTGTTGCACCAGTTGGACGACAACGGTTTCACGCTGTCCTCGGCGCACCGGTTGCGCGGCCCGTTCGACCTCGGGGCGTTCACGGCGGCCGTGGACGCGGTGGTGGCCCGGCACTCGCCGTTGCGCACGCGGTTCCCGGTAAGGGACGACGGCGGGCCGGACCCGGTGGTCGATCCTCCAGGACCGGTGACCGTCGAAACCGTTGAGGCGGAAGGCTTCACGGCCGCGCACGCGGAGGCCGTGCGGTTCTGCACCCGGCCGTTCGACCTGGGGCGTGAATGGCCGCTGCGGGTGCTCGTGGCTCGTCTGTCCACAGAGGACCATGTGGTGGCGTTGGCGGTGCACCACATCGCCTGCGACGGCGTGTCGCTGGGGCTGCTGCACGACGAGCTGTCCCAGCTCTACGGCGGTGCGGAGTTGCCGCCCGTGGCCGACCACCGGGAGCTGCTCGCGCGGCGCGTGGTCGACCCGGCGGCGGTGGCCCGGTGCCGGGACCGGTTGGCGGGCGTGCCGCCGCTGGCCGCCGACCGGCCGCCGGTGCGGTCGGGCAAGGGTGACCAGGTGTGGTTCACCGTGCCCGCCGACCTGACCGGCGCGGTACGGGCGTGCGCGCGGCGGCACCGCGTGACCGCGTTCATGGTGCTGCTCGCCGCGTTCCAGCTCGTCCTGCACCGGCGGACCGGGCAGGTGGACTTCGCGGTCGGCGTGCCGGTGGCCGGGCGGGGCGACCCGGACAGCGAGCACGTGATCGGCCTGTTCACCAACACCGTCGTGGTACGCGCCGACCTGGGTGGCGGGCCGTCCACCGCCGAGCTGCTGCGGCGGGTGCGGGAGGCCGCGTTCGCCGCGTTCGCCGACCAGGACGTCCCGCTGGACGCCGTGGTGGCGGCCGTGGGCGAACCACCTGACCCGGCGCGCACCCCGTTGTTCCAGGTCCTGTTCACCTTCCAGGACGCGCCGGTCGGGCGGTTGGCGCTGCCCGGCGTGCGGTGCGTGGAACTGGACCTGCCCGCCGGCACCGCCGCCTCCGACCTGGAGCTGGAGCTGGTGCGCGACGGCGACGAGCTGGCCGGGTCCCTGGAGTACTCGACCGACCTGCACGACAGCGGCACGGCCGCGGCGCTGACCGCCGACTTCCTGGCCGTGCTGGACGAGATCACCGCGGAATAG
- the cph gene encoding capreomycin phosphotransferase — translation MTLSHYVDVVQRACPGVDLADVSVHSGQFHDVLITHDRVFRFPKTAAAAAELPARAAVLTAIDAADLGVGVPVPLSEVGPEGFLVLSRLHGTPLERADATSPDVVDVVAAEFARVLRALAAADVEKVGRVVPFADPGRWAEFAGRVRTTLFPLMSADGRARAERELAAAVGLDHVATGLVHGDLGGENVLWQQVEELPQLTGIVDWDEAKVGDPAEDLAAVGASYGTALLERVVALLGAEDAWPRIRAYQGTFALQQALAGAEDGDDEELDDGLTGYR, via the coding sequence ATGACCTTGTCCCACTACGTCGATGTGGTCCAGCGCGCCTGTCCCGGTGTCGATCTCGCGGACGTCAGCGTGCACAGCGGCCAGTTCCACGACGTGCTGATCACCCACGATCGGGTGTTCCGGTTCCCCAAGACGGCCGCCGCGGCGGCCGAGTTGCCCGCACGGGCGGCGGTGTTGACCGCGATCGACGCGGCGGACCTCGGCGTGGGGGTGCCGGTGCCGCTGTCGGAGGTTGGCCCGGAGGGGTTCCTCGTGCTGAGCCGGCTGCACGGCACCCCGCTGGAGCGCGCCGACGCCACCTCGCCGGACGTGGTCGACGTCGTGGCCGCCGAGTTCGCCCGGGTGCTGCGGGCGCTGGCGGCGGCCGACGTCGAGAAGGTGGGGCGCGTGGTGCCGTTCGCCGACCCCGGGCGGTGGGCGGAGTTCGCCGGGCGCGTCCGGACGACCCTGTTCCCGCTCATGTCGGCGGACGGGCGGGCGCGGGCCGAGCGGGAGCTGGCGGCGGCCGTGGGGTTGGACCACGTCGCCACCGGGTTGGTGCACGGCGATCTGGGCGGCGAGAACGTGTTGTGGCAGCAGGTGGAGGAGCTGCCCCAGCTGACCGGGATCGTGGACTGGGACGAGGCCAAGGTGGGCGACCCCGCCGAGGACCTGGCGGCGGTGGGCGCCAGCTACGGCACCGCGCTGCTGGAACGGGTCGTGGCGCTGCTCGGGGCGGAGGACGCCTGGCCGCGCATCCGGGCCTACCAGGGGACGTTCGCGCTCCAGCAGGCCCTGGCGGGGGCCGAGGACGGGGACGACGAGGAGTTGGACGACGGCCTGACCGGCTACCGCTGA
- a CDS encoding ornithine cyclodeaminase family protein produces the protein MTPREELLFLDRETVRACVAGVDPVEVVESVLRSHAAGRTTLPAEGYLPWENDQGAYCRSIAMLGAVDGERGPTYGIKLINAAVSNPSIGLDRAGGCGFLFDPETARPVVLAEAAYLSGLRTAAYTMSSLRHLGPEGFDAVSFIGAGAQARVHAELLARYFPAVRELHVFDTDRSRAEAFAGASGHTVHVHSSAEAAVRASHVLVTLTTVNDGYIPHDWFRPGSFVAHVSLDDLLPEVFFKSEALFVDDLELIRENPRRVLGALLAAGDVPVTGSLGGVLTGAVAPVRPRDGLVVSNPFGMAVLDVGLLAEVAAHARSAGLGTTLDLLGAA, from the coding sequence ATGACGCCGAGGGAAGAACTGCTGTTCCTGGACCGGGAGACCGTGCGGGCCTGCGTCGCCGGCGTGGACCCGGTCGAGGTGGTCGAGTCCGTGCTGCGCAGCCACGCCGCCGGCCGCACCACCCTGCCCGCCGAGGGCTACCTGCCGTGGGAGAACGACCAGGGCGCGTACTGCCGGTCCATCGCCATGCTGGGCGCGGTGGACGGCGAACGCGGCCCCACCTACGGCATCAAGCTGATCAACGCCGCCGTGTCGAACCCGTCGATCGGCCTGGACCGGGCCGGCGGCTGCGGGTTCCTGTTCGACCCGGAGACCGCGCGGCCGGTGGTGCTGGCGGAGGCGGCCTACCTGTCCGGACTGCGCACCGCCGCCTACACCATGTCCAGCCTGCGGCACCTGGGGCCGGAGGGGTTCGACGCGGTGAGCTTCATCGGCGCGGGGGCGCAGGCGCGGGTGCACGCCGAGCTGCTGGCCCGCTACTTCCCGGCCGTGCGCGAGCTGCACGTGTTCGACACCGACCGTTCCCGGGCCGAGGCGTTCGCCGGCGCGTCCGGGCACACCGTGCACGTGCACTCCAGCGCGGAGGCCGCCGTGCGGGCGAGCCATGTGCTGGTCACGTTGACCACCGTCAACGACGGGTACATCCCGCACGACTGGTTCCGGCCGGGGTCGTTCGTGGCGCACGTGTCGCTGGACGACCTGCTGCCCGAGGTGTTCTTCAAGTCCGAGGCGCTGTTCGTGGACGACCTGGAGCTGATCCGGGAGAACCCGCGCCGGGTGCTGGGCGCGCTGCTGGCCGCCGGGGACGTCCCGGTCACCGGGTCGCTGGGCGGGGTGCTGACCGGGGCGGTGGCGCCCGTGCGGCCCCGGGACGGGCTCGTGGTCAGCAACCCGTTCGGCATGGCCGTGCTGGACGTGGGCCTGCTGGCGGAGGTCGCCGCGCACGCCCGGTCCGCCGGGCTGGGCACGACCCTCGACCTGTTGGGTGCGGCATGA
- a CDS encoding non-ribosomal peptide synthetase — MTALHRLERLAGARPDAPALLDEETVSYGRLWRELTGVAGALRAAGVRRGDRVVVPADRTWQGITSMLGVLRAGAAYVPVDASDPVDRLRHVVRTAGTRWATGRAEALAALPDLGLRSIPFGSASGSVGGLPDPEDLAYVMFTSGSTGTAKAVMVPHRSIEHAAPSLARRCGIRPDDRFLSWASLVWDTSGEELYSTLLSGAGLVLDREATSGSVPALLRAVERREVSVVDLPTAFWNQVVDYLETTGAALPECLRLVVVGGEEVRARQVRVWAERAPNVRLLNTYGQTETVMVTHAADLGGLLPPDGGAVPIGHPLPHVRQHLEPVGDGLFELHVGGPSLAWGYRDRPAATAERFLPDERGRWFRTGDLVRVADDGALAFVGRADRQVKVRGVRVEPAEVERALMACPGVTAAAAFAVDNASDGVLLVGAFVPGDADATPATVAAALRTRLSPALLPHRLVSVPSMPLLTTGKIDQAALVERFARSDVEPGDGLAGQLAVVFSEVLGTPCAADDDFFDQGGDSVVATRLLTRIQRSYRVELTFRDVFDHPSPTALAALISRTSR, encoded by the coding sequence GTGACCGCCCTGCACCGCCTCGAACGGCTGGCCGGCGCGCGGCCCGACGCGCCGGCGTTGCTGGACGAGGAGACGGTGTCCTACGGCCGGTTGTGGCGTGAGCTGACCGGTGTGGCGGGCGCGTTGCGGGCGGCGGGCGTGCGGCGCGGGGACCGGGTCGTGGTGCCCGCGGACCGGACGTGGCAGGGCATCACGTCGATGCTGGGCGTGCTGCGGGCCGGGGCGGCGTACGTGCCGGTGGACGCGAGCGACCCGGTGGACCGGTTGCGGCACGTCGTGCGGACGGCGGGCACGCGGTGGGCGACCGGGCGGGCCGAGGCGCTGGCGGCGTTGCCGGACCTGGGCTTGCGATCCATCCCGTTCGGCTCGGCATCGGGTTCCGTGGGCGGGTTGCCCGATCCTGAGGACTTGGCGTACGTGATGTTCACGTCCGGGTCCACGGGCACGGCGAAGGCGGTCATGGTGCCCCACCGGTCCATCGAGCACGCCGCCCCGTCCCTGGCGCGGCGGTGCGGCATCCGGCCGGACGACCGGTTCCTGAGCTGGGCGTCCCTGGTGTGGGACACCAGCGGCGAGGAGCTGTACTCGACGCTGCTGTCCGGCGCGGGCCTGGTCCTCGACCGCGAGGCCACCTCCGGGTCGGTCCCGGCCCTGCTGCGTGCGGTCGAACGGCGTGAGGTGTCCGTTGTGGACCTTCCCACCGCGTTCTGGAACCAGGTGGTCGACTACCTGGAGACCACGGGTGCGGCGCTGCCTGAGTGCCTGCGGCTGGTCGTCGTGGGTGGTGAGGAGGTGCGGGCGCGGCAGGTGCGGGTGTGGGCCGAGCGCGCGCCGAACGTCCGCCTGCTCAACACCTACGGGCAGACCGAGACCGTCATGGTGACCCACGCGGCCGACCTCGGCGGCCTGCTGCCGCCGGACGGGGGCGCGGTGCCGATCGGGCACCCGCTGCCGCACGTCCGCCAGCACCTGGAACCGGTCGGTGACGGCCTGTTCGAGCTGCACGTCGGCGGCCCCTCCCTCGCGTGGGGCTACCGGGACCGGCCCGCGGCGACCGCCGAGCGGTTCCTCCCCGACGAGCGCGGGCGGTGGTTCCGCACCGGCGACCTGGTGCGGGTGGCCGACGACGGCGCGCTGGCGTTCGTGGGCCGGGCGGACCGGCAGGTCAAGGTGCGCGGGGTGCGGGTCGAGCCGGCCGAGGTCGAACGCGCGCTCATGGCGTGTCCCGGGGTCACCGCGGCGGCGGCGTTCGCGGTGGACAACGCGTCCGACGGCGTCCTGCTGGTCGGCGCGTTCGTCCCCGGCGACGCCGACGCCACGCCCGCGACGGTCGCCGCGGCGCTGCGCACCCGGCTGTCGCCCGCGCTGCTGCCGCACCGCCTGGTATCCGTGCCGAGCATGCCGCTGCTCACCACGGGCAAGATCGACCAGGCGGCCTTGGTCGAGCGGTTTGCGCGGTCCGACGTCGAGCCGGGCGACGGTCTGGCCGGGCAGCTCGCGGTGGTGTTCAGCGAAGTCCTCGGCACGCCGTGCGCGGCCGACGACGACTTCTTCGACCAGGGCGGCGACTCGGTCGTCGCGACCCGGCTGCTGACCCGCATCCAACGCAGCTACCGGGTGGAGCTGACCTTCCGGGACGTGTTCGACCACCCGAGCCCGACCGCGCTGGCGGCCCTGATCAGCCGGACCTCGAGGTGA
- a CDS encoding condensation domain-containing protein translates to MTTTPATTGTAPPGRAEIVTAVTSVFAEVLGAPDVTADSDFFLHGGNSLLAIRVAGRVGRRLGRQVPPAGVLKHPTPDLLAAHLEEEFRGGGAPPIPAPRQGAEADRRPSTAQERVWLLHQLDPDRLDHLITVSLDVDGVVDPAAFTAAWTAVVRRHEALRSRFVKADDDRVAVVVDAEAAPEISVLDLARFPAPVRDKLADERVRLMRTTPIRLDTGPPARFALLRLADRRYRIELAVHHIVCDGWSLDTLLADFLDAYGRALAGRSPALPPPAVGFADFVAWERDVESSRWPDMAVRLARRFADRPADLPLPVDPVDVPAHEDGDDVTVHAPPGLAAAVERARTSYGHTALTFHLTALGVLLARITGVDDLVVAVPVAGRAQTEHEDLVGLFVNTALARMRLGGTSDVRVLLDRNRDEVDELVDCQTFPFDRLVDLLGARRTGTRVPLARVSLAVQNFDDPGTPAPELGFTWQFRDPPERQSKFDLAFTVSDTDGLRLTVTYRPSLFRRATVAAWAGQYLVALEHVVRGVADPGGSAR, encoded by the coding sequence ATGACCACCACCCCAGCCACCACCGGCACGGCCCCACCGGGCCGCGCCGAGATCGTGACCGCCGTGACATCGGTGTTCGCCGAGGTGCTCGGCGCACCGGACGTCACCGCCGACAGCGACTTCTTCCTCCACGGCGGCAACTCGCTGCTGGCCATCCGGGTCGCCGGGCGGGTCGGCCGCAGGCTGGGCCGGCAGGTCCCGCCCGCCGGCGTCCTCAAGCACCCGACCCCGGACCTGCTCGCCGCCCACCTGGAGGAGGAGTTCCGCGGTGGTGGTGCCCCGCCGATCCCCGCGCCGCGCCAAGGGGCGGAGGCCGACCGGCGGCCGTCCACCGCGCAGGAACGGGTGTGGCTGCTGCACCAGCTCGACCCGGACCGGCTCGACCACCTGATCACGGTGTCGCTGGACGTGGACGGGGTCGTGGACCCGGCGGCGTTCACGGCGGCGTGGACCGCGGTCGTGCGCCGGCACGAAGCCCTGCGCAGCCGGTTCGTCAAGGCCGACGACGACCGGGTCGCGGTCGTGGTGGACGCCGAGGCCGCGCCGGAGATCAGCGTGCTGGACCTCGCCCGCTTCCCCGCGCCGGTGCGGGACAAGCTCGCCGACGAACGGGTCCGGCTCATGCGCACCACCCCGATCCGGCTGGACACCGGCCCGCCGGCCCGGTTCGCGCTGCTGCGCCTGGCCGACCGCCGGTACCGGATCGAGCTGGCCGTGCACCACATCGTGTGCGACGGCTGGAGCCTGGACACCCTGCTGGCCGACTTCCTCGACGCCTACGGCCGCGCGCTGGCCGGCCGCTCCCCCGCGCTGCCGCCGCCGGCGGTGGGCTTCGCCGACTTCGTGGCGTGGGAACGGGACGTGGAGTCCTCGCGGTGGCCGGACATGGCCGTGCGGCTGGCCCGGCGGTTCGCCGACCGGCCCGCCGACCTGCCGCTGCCGGTGGACCCGGTGGACGTGCCGGCGCACGAGGACGGCGACGACGTGACCGTGCACGCCCCGCCCGGCCTGGCGGCGGCCGTGGAACGCGCGCGAACCTCCTACGGGCACACGGCGTTGACGTTCCACCTGACCGCGCTGGGCGTGCTGCTGGCCCGGATCACCGGGGTGGACGACCTGGTGGTGGCAGTGCCGGTCGCGGGACGCGCGCAGACCGAGCACGAGGACCTGGTGGGCCTGTTCGTCAACACGGCCCTGGCGCGGATGCGGTTGGGCGGCACCTCCGACGTGCGGGTGCTGCTGGACCGCAACCGCGACGAGGTGGACGAGCTGGTGGACTGCCAGACCTTCCCGTTCGACCGCCTGGTGGACCTGCTCGGCGCACGCCGCACGGGCACCCGCGTGCCGCTGGCGCGGGTGTCGCTGGCGGTGCAGAACTTCGACGACCCCGGCACGCCCGCGCCCGAGCTGGGCTTCACGTGGCAGTTCCGCGACCCGCCGGAGCGGCAGAGCAAGTTCGACCTGGCCTTCACCGTCTCCGACACCGACGGCCTGCGGCTCACGGTCACCTACCGGCCGTCCCTGTTCCGCCGGGCCACCGTCGCCGCGTGGGCCGGCCAGTACCTGGTGGCGCTGGAGCACGTGGTGCGCGGGGTCGCCGATCCGGGAGGGAGCGCGCGGTGA
- a CDS encoding helix-turn-helix domain-containing protein has translation MRSVAVAATDGMLHFELALAYEVFGNPPAAVTTPWYDVAVYGTHPVRVGRFRLDPDHALDRLVDADTVLVPALADVDADPPADLVEAVRAAHESGARVVSLCTGVFVLAAAGLLDGLRATTHWAHTDQLAARYPRVTVDPDVLYVDNGRVLTSAGKAAAMDLCLHLVRRDHGSVVANVVARRLVVPPHRAGGQAQYVTTPVPPQDDHPLADLLPWVMQRLDQPLTVEDLARRANLSSRHLTRHFHDVTGTTPLQWLQTQRIRRAQELLETTDDSIEQIATAAGMGTATTLRRHFHRTVGVPPDTYRRTFRP, from the coding sequence ATGCGTTCAGTCGCGGTCGCCGCCACCGACGGCATGCTCCACTTCGAACTGGCCCTGGCCTACGAGGTCTTCGGCAACCCACCCGCCGCCGTGACCACCCCGTGGTACGACGTCGCCGTCTACGGCACCCACCCCGTCCGCGTGGGCCGCTTCCGACTGGACCCCGACCACGCCCTCGACCGCCTGGTCGACGCCGACACCGTCCTCGTCCCCGCCCTGGCCGACGTGGACGCCGACCCGCCCGCCGACCTGGTCGAAGCCGTCCGCGCCGCCCACGAGTCCGGGGCGCGGGTGGTGTCCCTGTGCACGGGCGTGTTCGTGCTGGCCGCCGCCGGCCTCCTGGACGGCCTCCGCGCCACCACCCACTGGGCCCACACCGACCAGTTGGCCGCGCGCTACCCGCGCGTGACGGTCGACCCGGACGTCCTCTACGTGGACAACGGCCGCGTGCTCACCTCCGCCGGCAAAGCCGCCGCGATGGACCTGTGCCTGCACCTGGTCCGCCGGGACCACGGCTCGGTCGTGGCCAACGTCGTCGCCCGCCGCCTGGTCGTGCCACCCCACCGGGCAGGCGGCCAGGCCCAGTACGTCACCACCCCCGTGCCCCCGCAGGACGACCACCCGCTGGCCGACCTCCTCCCGTGGGTCATGCAACGCCTGGACCAGCCCCTCACCGTCGAAGACCTGGCCCGCCGGGCGAACCTCAGCTCCCGCCACCTGACCCGCCACTTCCACGACGTCACCGGCACCACACCGCTGCAATGGCTCCAGACCCAACGCATCCGCCGCGCGCAGGAGCTGCTGGAAACCACCGACGACAGCATCGAGCAGATCGCCACCGCCGCCGGCATGGGCACCGCCACCACCCTGCGCCGCCACTTCCACCGCACGGTCGGCGTCCCCCCGGACACCTACCGCCGCACCTTCAGGCCCTGA
- a CDS encoding acyl-CoA dehydrogenase family protein — translation MKLNRQHELFRESVRMVLDRECTAQVDGWERDGVMPVHQLCKALAAEGLLGLTMPVEDGGLGLDLGYSYVWAQELGRVPAGAPAMALSVQTDIVAPLLARAGTPEVRRDVLRPAIRGELVAALAATEPAGGSDLGALTTTAVRTERGFTVNGTKAFITNGSVADFAVVLCRTGAAAGIGDLALLVVPTNLAGVRQVRHTGKLGHRSCDHGTLTFTDVEVPAAYLLGEVGEGYELQTRTFTRERCFLAVVALGQAERVLRATVHHARHRRVLGRALTDHQAIGFRLAELDAELDLVRGYAGEAYQLLADGAQCLREASIAKLRATRLLREVADLGLQVRGAAGYLGAADSPGTAGSPGGASHPGADDVERSYRDARAGSFAGGADEALLHLIAGHLTSTEQE, via the coding sequence GTGAAGCTCAACCGCCAGCACGAACTGTTCCGCGAGTCGGTGCGCATGGTGCTCGACCGCGAGTGCACCGCCCAGGTGGACGGCTGGGAGCGCGACGGCGTCATGCCCGTGCACCAGCTGTGCAAGGCCTTGGCCGCCGAAGGGCTGCTGGGGCTGACCATGCCGGTGGAGGACGGCGGGCTCGGCTTGGACCTGGGCTACTCCTACGTGTGGGCGCAGGAACTGGGCCGCGTCCCGGCCGGCGCGCCCGCGATGGCGTTGTCGGTGCAGACCGACATCGTCGCGCCGCTGCTGGCCCGCGCCGGCACGCCCGAGGTGCGCCGGGACGTGCTGCGGCCGGCCATCCGGGGCGAGTTGGTGGCGGCGCTGGCCGCGACCGAACCGGCGGGCGGGTCGGACCTGGGCGCGCTGACCACGACCGCCGTGCGCACCGAGCGCGGCTTCACCGTCAACGGCACCAAGGCGTTCATCACCAACGGGTCGGTCGCGGACTTCGCCGTCGTGCTCTGCCGGACCGGCGCGGCGGCCGGCATCGGCGACCTGGCGCTGCTGGTGGTGCCGACGAACCTGGCCGGGGTGCGGCAGGTCCGCCACACCGGCAAGCTCGGCCACCGCTCGTGCGACCACGGCACCCTGACCTTCACCGACGTGGAGGTGCCCGCGGCCTACCTGCTGGGCGAGGTCGGCGAGGGCTACGAGCTCCAGACCCGCACGTTCACCCGGGAACGCTGCTTCCTGGCCGTGGTCGCCCTGGGCCAGGCCGAACGGGTGCTGCGCGCGACCGTCCACCACGCGCGGCACCGCCGCGTCCTGGGCCGCGCGCTGACCGACCACCAGGCCATCGGGTTCCGGCTCGCCGAACTCGACGCCGAACTGGACCTCGTGCGCGGCTACGCGGGCGAGGCCTACCAGCTGCTCGCCGACGGCGCGCAGTGCCTGCGCGAGGCCAGCATCGCCAAGCTGCGCGCCACCCGCCTGCTGCGCGAGGTCGCCGACCTCGGGCTCCAGGTCCGGGGCGCGGCGGGCTACCTGGGCGCGGCCGACTCCCCCGGCACGGCGGGGTCCCCCGGCGGGGCGAGCCACCCCGGCGCGGACGACGTCGAGCGCAGCTACCGCGACGCCCGCGCGGGCAGCTTCGCGGGCGGCGCCGACGAAGCGCTGCTGCACCTCATCGCGGGCCACCTGACCAGCACCGAACAGGAGTGA
- a CDS encoding MbtH family protein: MDTYLVVVNHEEQYSVWPADRPLPAGWRAEGTSGDKEQCLAHIETVWTDMRPLSVRRRAEAV, translated from the coding sequence GTGGACACGTACCTGGTGGTCGTCAACCACGAGGAGCAGTACTCGGTGTGGCCGGCCGACCGGCCGCTGCCCGCCGGGTGGCGCGCCGAGGGCACCTCGGGCGACAAGGAGCAGTGCCTGGCGCACATCGAGACCGTGTGGACCGACATGCGCCCGCTCAGCGTCCGCCGCCGAGCGGAGGCGGTGTGA
- a CDS encoding ornithine carbamoyltransferase yields MTGLYSLADLSPADVLALADRSVELHRDRTAHDRPLTDLVVGTLFTKTSTRTRTAFTTAALRLGASVVAFGPGELQTATGESTSDTGRVLSAMLDGLVVRTAGPVAEQRELSGGGVLPVVNAMSREEHPTQGLTDLAVLRHHFGDLTGVRVLYVGEGNNTAAALVHALAAVPGCELVLACPKGYGLADPGPWREVSDLADVTGDVHVVYTTRWQTTGTAKADPDWREAFRPFHVDTALMDRWPDAVFLHDLPAHRGEEVAGAVLDGARSLAWTQAAMKAASAMAVLERFVGGRRA; encoded by the coding sequence ATGACGGGCCTGTACTCCCTGGCGGACCTGTCCCCCGCCGACGTCCTGGCCTTGGCGGATCGGTCGGTGGAGCTGCACCGCGACCGGACCGCGCACGACCGCCCGCTGACCGACCTGGTGGTGGGCACCCTGTTCACCAAGACCTCCACCCGCACCCGGACCGCGTTCACCACGGCTGCGCTGCGGCTGGGCGCGTCGGTGGTCGCGTTCGGCCCCGGCGAGCTGCAAACCGCCACCGGCGAGTCCACATCGGACACCGGTCGGGTCCTGTCGGCGATGCTGGACGGGTTGGTCGTGCGCACGGCCGGGCCGGTGGCCGAGCAGCGGGAGCTGTCCGGCGGCGGTGTGCTGCCGGTGGTCAACGCGATGAGCCGCGAGGAGCACCCGACGCAGGGCCTGACCGACCTCGCGGTGCTGCGCCACCACTTCGGCGACCTGACCGGCGTGCGGGTGCTGTACGTGGGCGAAGGCAACAACACCGCCGCCGCCCTGGTGCACGCGCTCGCCGCCGTCCCCGGCTGCGAACTGGTGCTGGCCTGCCCGAAGGGCTACGGCCTGGCCGACCCCGGCCCGTGGCGGGAGGTCTCGGACTTGGCGGACGTGACCGGGGACGTGCACGTCGTCTACACGACCCGCTGGCAGACCACCGGCACGGCCAAGGCCGACCCGGACTGGCGGGAGGCGTTCCGGCCCTTCCACGTCGACACCGCGCTGATGGACCGGTGGCCGGACGCGGTGTTCCTGCACGACCTGCCCGCCCACCGGGGCGAGGAGGTGGCCGGCGCGGTGCTGGACGGCGCGCGGTCGCTGGCGTGGACGCAGGCGGCGATGAAGGCGGCGAGCGCGATGGCGGTGCTGGAGCGGTTCGTCGGGGGTCGTCGTGCTTGA